AGTCCAGCTCATGATGTTTGGGGCATGCAAGTCGCGCAGTCTAGCGAGCGAGATGCCTCGCCCCTAGCGGTCGCGGGTTATGGGGGCTATTGTGCCGCGCCGCCCAGGGCCGTCGCATTGTGCGGGTTCTTGGCATACTTGCCGCGTCAAGTCACGCCGTCAGCATCATGCCCAAATTCTCCGCCAACCTCTCCTTCCTGTTTCAGGAGCTGCCGTTCATGGAGCGTCTCGAGGCCGCCGCCCGCGCCGGTTTTCGGGCAGTGGAATACATGGCGCCCTACCCCTATGATGCCCGCGAGATCGCTGCGGTTCTAAAGACCAATGGGCTGACGCAGGCGCTCTTCAACCTGCCGGCGGGTGACTGGGACCAAGGTGAACGGGGGCTCGCGTGTCTGCCGGGCCGAGAGGCTGAATTCCGCGATGGCGTTGCCAGGGCCATTGAATATGCGCATGCACTGGGCTGCGAACGGGTGAACTGCCTTGCCGGACGGCGCCCCGACACTGTTGACCCCGCCACAGCGCGACGCACGATGGTGGCCAATCTGCGCCACGCTGCCGCCGAGTGCAAGCGCGAGGGCATCCGGCTGGTGACGGAGCCGATCAACCACTTTGACATCCCCGGCTACTTTGTCAATCGCACGGCTGAAGCGTTGTCGATCATGGACGAAGTTGGTTCGGACAATCTGTTTTTGCAGTACGACGTCTATCACGCCCAGCGCATGGAGGGCGAACTGGGCGCCACACTGAGCGCGCAAATCGGACGCATCGGCCATATCCAGATCGCCGACAACCCCGGCCGTCACGAGCCCGGCACCGGTGAAATCAACTATGACTGGGTACTCCGGCACATTGACGCACTTGGCTATGACGGCTGGGTGGGATGCGAATACCGGCCGCAGACCAATACCGAGGCCGGTCTCGGCTGGATGTCCCGCTATCGCTAGCTCTGCGTGTTGGCTCTCGTCCACCATAGGCCTCATAGACCACCGCTTATAGCCAAGGCCTGGAGCTGACTCTAGACTCCTGCGTCTTGGCTTGCTCGCGTCCCCTTCGCCATCGGTCTTCACCGGCGCGACGGGGCATGGGCACGGCCAGGCTGGCGATTGGCGGAGGAGCGCTGATCGCCGCGCGGCACCGGAAGCGGAATGGCATGATTGTTGCGCCACGCGCATGCCTCTGGTTGCCATTGAACGTCATCGCAAGGAGGGAAACGATGTCCGATTCCGCTGTCCACCCGGTGGATGAAAAGCTGCCACTGCCCCGACTCGGTGCGCTTGGCCTGCAACACGTGCTGGTGATGTATGCCGGCGCGGTCGCGGTGCCGCTGATCGTCGGGCGTGCGCTCAAGCTCACGCCAGAGCAGGTCACCATGCTGATTCAGGCAGATCTGTTTTGTTGCGGCATCGTCACGCTGATTCAGTCGCTGGGTGCGACGCAGTGGCTTGGCGTCCGCCTGCCGGTCATGATGGGGGTCACTTTCGCGTCCGTTGCGCCGATGGTGGCGATGGCGGGCAGCAATCCGGGGCTTGCGGGCGCGGGCGCGATCTTTGGCGCCATTATTGGTGCGGGCGTAATCAGCATGTTGATCGCACCGATCGTCAGTCGCATGCTGCGCTTTTTTCCACCGGTCGTGACGGGAACGATCATCGCCGTGATCGGCATTAGCCTGATGCGAATCGGCATCAACTGGATTTTCGGCAATCCGGTCGGGCCAACCGCGCCGTCAATGGTCAACCCCGATCACGCCAAGTGGCTGGCCGATGTGACTGCGGCAGCCTCCGCCCCCGGCTCCGCGCTGCCGGCGCTGCCAAAAGGCGTGACACTGGCGCCGAGCGTGCCCAACCCGAAATATGCAGAGCTTGCGGGCGTGGGGATCGCGGCGCTGGTGCTGGTATCGATCCTGCTGATTGCGCGCTTCGCCAGGGGCTTTGTCTCGAACATTGCGGTGTTGATCGGCATCGTCATTGGCGGCGTGGTCGCCACGATCACCGGCAAGATGAATTTCGACAAGGTCGTCAAAGCGCCGCTCTTCGACATGGTGCTGCCATTTGAGATCGCCACGCCCACCTTTGACCCAATCCTGATCCTGACCATGACGCTGGTGATGATTGTGGTGATGATCGAATCCACCGGCATGTTCCTGGCACTTGGCGAAATGACCGGCCGCAAGGTGGACCAGAAGGCGCTGGCTGCCGGGCTGCGCACCGATGGCTTGGGCACGCTGATTGGTGGCATCTTCAACACCTTCCCCTACACCAGCTTTTCGCAGAACGTTGGTCTTGTTGCGGTGACCGGTGTGCGCTCGCGCTTCGTCTGCGTGGCGGGCGGCATCATTCTGGTGCTGCTGGGTTTGCTGCCGAAGCTCGCCGCATTGGTGGAGTCGCTGCCGACGGTGGTGCTGGGTGGCGCCGGGCTGGTGATGTTCGGCATGGTGGCCGCCACCGGTATACGCATCCTTGCCAACGTGGACTTCAAGAACAGCCGCTACGACGCCTTCATCGTGGCAGTGTCGATTGGTATCGGCATGATTCCGCTGGTGGCGCCGAATTTCAAGCAGTGGATGCCGCACGACATTCATCCGCTGATCGAATCCGGCATCCTGCTGTCGTCACTGGCAGCTGTGCTGCTCAACCTGTTCTTCAATGGTGCGCGTGGCGATGACAGCGCAGCGGTTGAGGCAGCCAAGCAGGCGGATTCTCACTAAGCGCGCCCGTCTTGTTGGAGCGGGCTCGCCCGCGAATGCCGCTTTGGCTATCGCGGGCAGACGCGCTCCCACAACGCCACAAGGATTAAGCTTCGCTCATGCCCACGCTGCAACAAATCAACCAGTTCTCGCCCGCTGATTTCTCCGCCGCGTTCGGTGCGGTCTATGAGCATTCGTCATGGATCGCCGAGCGCGCCTTTGCCTCGAAGCCGGTCGCTGGCTTCGCGTCGCGAGCAGCCGTCCACGCGGCGCTGGTTGCAACCGTGCAATCGGCGTCTGCGGCAGAGAAACTGGCGCTGCTCAACGCCCACCCGGAACTGGCGGGCAAGGAGGCGGCCGCCGGCACGCTCACCAGTGAGTCAACACGGGAACAGGCGGCCGCCGGGCTCTCGGCAATGACCGCAGAAGACGTGACGCAACTGCGCGAACTCAATGCGCGATACCGCGAGAAGTTTGGTTTTCCTTTCATCATCGCGGCGCGCAACAACACGCAGGGCGCGATCTTCGGCGCCATCAAGTCGCGGTTGCTGAACACTCGCGACATGGAGTTCAACAACAACCTGATGCAGGTCGGCGAGATCGCCCGCCTGCGTCTGCTCGACATCATCACCGAATAGCGATGGGCAAGCTCTCAACACACATCCTCGACACCGTGCACGGTGGCCCGGCGGCCAATGTGCTCATTGAGCTTTACTCGATGGAGCCGTCGCCGAAGCTGCTGGTCACCGTGCGCACCAATGCCGATGGCCGTACTGACGCACCGCTGCTGAAAGATGCGGACGTGAAGCGCGGTCGCTACCGGCTGGTGTTTCACGTTGGCGAGCACTTCCGCAGCAAAGGCGTGCCGTTGCCCGACCCGCCATTCGTTGACGTGGTGCCGATTGACTTCGGCATCGCCGAAGATGGTGGCAGCTATCACGTACCGCTGGTGTGTTCGCCGTGGACCTATTCGACCTATCGGGGAAGTTAGTGCGCATGCTCGCACAGGACGAATGACCAATGACGAGTGACGAGTCCCGCATGTCTCGTCACTCGTCATTCGTCACCCGTCATTGCGAAGCACTATGGAAAATTACATCGGCGACTGGCTGAACCTGCTGCTGCGCTGGCTGCACGTGATCACCGGCATCGCGTGGATCGGCTCATCGTTCTACTTTGTCTGGCTGGACAACAGCCTGGTCAGGCCTGCGGCGCAGGATCTCAAGGACAAGGGCGTTGACGGCGAGCTGTGGGCCGTGCACGGCGGCGGCTTTTACAACCCGCAGAAGTACATGGTCGCGCCGAAACAGTTGCCCGAGCACCTGCACTGGTTCTACTGGGAGAGCTACTGGACGTGGATGAGCGGTTTTGCGCTGTTCGTCGTGCTCTACCTGTTCAACGCGCAGACTTTCCTGATCGACAAGAATGTCTTCGCGTGGGATTCATCGGCGGCGGCGATTGTCGCCTCGCTCGTCTATCTGGTGATGGGCTGGGTGGTCTACGACGGCATCTGCCGCGCGTTTGGCCAGCGCAAGAACGGTGATCTGATCGTCGGCGTACTGGTGTTCGTTTACGTGATTGCAGCCACCTTCATCGCCTGTCATCTGTTTGCCGGCCGCGCCGCGTTCCTGCTCACCGGTGCGATGCTGGCGACTGCAATGAGCGCGAATGTGCTAATGGTGATCATTCCGGGCCAGAAGAAGACGGTCGCGGCGATGAAGGCCGGGCAGAAGCCCGACCCGATGCACCCGATGCGCGCCAAGCAGCGCAGCGTGCACAACACCTATTTCACGCTGCCGGTTCTGTTCGCGATGCTTTCGAACCATTACAGCATGACCTATAGCGCGCCAAACAACTGGCTGGTGCTGGCGCTCATCATGCTGGCCGGTGCGCTGATCCGGCAATTCTTCGTGCTCAAGCACAAGGGCAAGCGCGACTACAAGTTCTTCGCGATGGGTGCAGCGTTGCTGGCAGCGGTCGCCATCTGGATCGCTCCGTCACCGCGGTCATCGACGAGCGGCGAGGCGGCAACGCCAAAGTTCGCCGAGGTCAAGGTGATTGTCGAGCAGCGTTGCCAGATGTGTCATAACGCGCAGGTATTCTCAAAGAACATTCAGCTTCACACCCCCGAACTGATCATCAAGAACGCCCAGGCGATGTACCAGCAGGCGGTGGTTGCGCGGGTGATGCCGATGGCCAACTCAACCCAGATGACGGACAGTGAGCGCGACAAGCTTGGTGCCTGGGTCAAGGCAGGCGCGAAACCGGAGTGAGTTGCGCTTTCGGTTGGCAACAGCTTTTCTCTGAAAGCCTTATCGAATTTGGGCTCAATGGCGGGATTGACTAAATTTCGACTTTTCGTGTTTTATGGCTCTTAGCCCAATCGGGACGGGCTTTTATGCTGAAAGCTGCTGCTCGTTCTGGTTGCATCCGCACCTGTCGTCGCCACTCGCAGATGCGGGATAATTGCTGCGGAAGCCGGCTGGGCAGTCGCTGGTCACGCAAGTGACGGGAGGAAGGTCCGGGCTCCATAGAGCAGGGTAACGGCTAACGGCCGTCCGCCGAAAACCGCAAGGCATAAGGCGAGGACCAGGGCCACAGAGACGAGCGTATTCAGTTACGGTGAAACGCGGCAACCTCTACCCGGAGCAATACCAAATAGGCATGCGCCGTGAGCGAGCAATCGCTCACCCAAGGCGGCTCGTCGGAGCGTGCGGGTAGGTAGCTTGAGCCCACCGGCAACGGTGGGCCTAGAGGAATGACTGCTGCGGCGAACCGGGTCACACCGGCCGCCGACAGAACCCGGCCTACAGGCCGGCTTCCATCTTCAGCCCAGGCCGGCCTTGTTACGCCGGTTTGCCGGCGTACTTCGCGATCAGCGCCAGCAACTGGTCGTCCTGATACGGCTTGCCAAGGTACTCGTTGACGCCCAGCTCCATCGCGTGGCTGCGATGCTTTTCCGCAGTGCGCGACGTGATCATGATGATCGGGATGTCGCTCTGCCGGTTGTCCGCCTTGAGCGTCTTGGTGAACTCGAAACCATCCATGCGTGGCATTTCGATGTCGAGCAGGATCACATCCGGATTGTTGTCGGCAAGCACCTGCAGCGCGTCGAGACCGTCCTTCGCCGTCAGCGCGCGATAGCCCTCACGCTCGAGCAGGCGGGTGGTGATCTTGCGCACCGTCAGCGAGTCGTCGACCACCAGCACCATCGGAACTCGCGGTTCCGCCGGGGCGACCACAGGCGGTGGCACATACACCGGTGCGACGGGCGCTGCCGCTGCCGCGACAGGTACTGCCGCAACGGGTTCCGCCTCTACCACAGGCGTTTGCTGCACGACCGGTGCTGGCGCCGGCACAGCCACATGATCGGCTGTGGCAGGTGATTCGAGCGCCGGCACTGGGGCTGCCACTGCCGGAATTTCCGCGGCAACGGGAGCCACAACCTCCGCCACGATCGGCGCCAGTGATGGTGCCGCAGTAGTGACTGCGGGCACCGCCACCGGCTGCGGACGGCGTGCAGCCTCGGTTTCCTGGCTGAGCACCAGATTGATCGGGTTCAGCAGCAGCGTAATGGTGCCGTCCGCGAGCACGGTCAGCCCCGCAAGACCCGGCACACGAGCCATCTGCGGCCCATAGGGCTTGGCGACCACTTCCTGGTTGCCGATGATGCGATCAACCTCAACCGCAGCCATCAAATCGCCGGAACGCAGCACCATGACAGGCGCCGTGCGCTGGTCGGAAGTGTCGTGGGGCACACGGGTCAGGGCGCCGAGTGACCGGTAAGTAACCGCCTGACCCGCATGTTGCAAGACACCACTGCTCGCTGCAGCGATGCGCTCGCGCGTCGGAATCTGCCGCACCTGATCAATGATGGACGACGGGATACCAAATACCGCCTTGCCAACGCCGACCAGCAACACCTGCGTGACCGCCAGCGTCAGCGGCACCGACAGTGTGAAGGTCGTCCCGACGCCAGTCACCGTATGCGCCTCGACGCGACCGCCGAGTGCGGTGACCTCGTTGCGCACCACGTCCATGCCAACGCCACGTCCTGCGACGGCGGTCACGACATCTGCAGTCGAGAACCCGGGCTGGAAGATGAACTCCAGCAGCTGCGACTCCGCAACAGCATCGTCGGCACCAATCAGGCCGTGAGCAACAGCCCGGTCGCGCACCTTGTCAAGCGGGATGCCGCCACCATCATCGGCGAGCGAGATGGCGACTTCATTGCCCTGCTGACGTACGGTCAGCGTTATTTCGCCAATTTCCGGTTTGCCGCGACTTTGGCGGACCAGCTCGGGTTCGATGCCATGCGCCAGCGCGTTACGCACCAAGTGCTCCAGCACCGGCGTCAGGCGCTCCAGCACGCTACGGTCCACCTCGATTCGTCCGCCACGAATATCCAGGTTGGCGCGTTTCTTCAGGTCTTTCGCAGTCTGCCGCAGGGTGCGATAGAGTCGATCCGAAACGTTGGTGAATGGCACTGTACGCAGCGTTTGCAGGCGCAGCTGTACCGAACGTGACAAGCGGGTTTGTGTCGACAGCGCGTTTTCCGCGTCGGCAAGGTTCTTGAGCAAGCTCTGTTGCACGGTGGCAACGTCGTTCACACCTTCGGCGAGACCGCGGGTCAGCTCCTGGAATCGCGTGTAGCGATCGAACTCCAGCGGATCAAACTGCGACTCCTGATCGAGGCGCGACTGAATTTGCGACTCGCCCTGAATTTCGATTTCACGCAATTGCCCACGCAAACGGACCACCGATGCCGTGAGGTCGAGCAACCCACCCTTGAGATTGCGCATTTCGGCTTCGATACGCGACCGTGCAATCGAGATTTCGCCAGCCTCGTCAGACAGTTGCTCAACGGAGTCGCTGCGAACGCGCAGGAACGCGGTCGCATCCGGGGTAACCGGCGCTGCTGCCGGCGCCGCTGCCGCCGGGCGTGACGCCAATCGCTGGGCAATTTCCGCAACGGACGGTTTGGCGGCGACAGTCGTCGTCACTTCCGCAACGCTGTCGGTCGCCGCAGCCGCTTCGGTTGCGACAACCGGCTCGGCCACGTTGATCTCATCAACCGCTGCTACCGCCTCGTCAGCCTTGGGCTGGTAGCGTGGCAGGACAACGTCCTTCTCCCCACGTGTCAGGCGTTCAAGCAGGTAGGCGATATCGTCTAGATATTCGTCGAAACTATCGAATACAGATGCCGTCGGAACGCCGGAGACGTCAACCAGACGTGTCTCAAAATTGTGTGCGAGCTCACCAAGGCGCATCGCGCCAGCCATGCGGGCGCTACCCTTGAGTGTGTGCAGCGTGCGCTTGAGACCGTCGGAGAAGCTTCCGTCCTGCGGGCTGCGTCGCCAGCCGGTTACCTGTTCGCTCGCCTTCGGATAGAGCTCCTGCGCTTCCTCGAGGAATATCGGCAGGACCTGCTCGTCGATGTCGTCGCGAATCTCGGACAGCGGGTCTTCCACGACTTTGGGGGCCGCCCGTGCGGGTGCTGCCAGCCGCTGCTCGGGCGCAAGCTCGGTCACCGTCAGTGAAGGCGTTGCCACGCGGACGCTGACACCTGTCGGCGCCGCGGCCTGAACGTTCTCAGAAACTGTGACAACAACCGCCGGTGGTTCTGGCGACTCCAATGTGGGAGCAACGCTTGGCTGACTGAGCTCCGGGACCAAAGTCCGCTCGGGCGGTGTAACCGCCGACGGCGATGCAACGATCGGCGCTACCAGCGTGGCCGCAGTTACTGCTGCGGCCGCAGTGGCAACGGCGGGCAGAGCCAGTTCGATCGAGGCAGATGCCGGCTCCGGCACTTCAACCTCGGCGGGTAGTAGCGCATCGGGGCTGACTGCCGGAGAAGCGGCGACGGCTGCCTCGGTTGTACTGGCTGCAGGCGGCTCAGCGGCAAAATCCAGTGTGACCGTCGCGGGTACCGGCTCGGGCGCGAACGTAGCAAGCGCCTGCTCCTCCGCATGCGTCTGCTCAATCAATTCGACCTCGACGCCGAGGTCGCGACTACCGGTCTCCGCAATCAACGACTGCAACTGTGCACGCGTCCGGATCTGGTCGGCCAGCTCCTCCGGTGACAAGCGTGACTGCGCCTGCAGACGCAGGGTGGCCGTGCGCAGGCACTGAATCGCCGTCGCGAAGACGCCTACCGACTGCGATGTACGCCCGGCGCGGCGAACCGCCATCAGTGCCCCCTCGAGCAGCCCGGCGAAATCGCCGATCTCGAGAAATCCTGCGGTACGGTGAATGCCACACAAAGTGTGACTGGCGCGCACCATCGCATCACTGGGCGGCAGCGCGGTATCGAACTGCATCAGCGTCAGTTCGTACTCGAGCGTCTGCAGGTGGACGCGGGTTTCGTCTGTGAGTATTGCGAACAGGGCTCGGGAAACCGTTACGCCGAGCACCTGCAAATCATCATCCTGCCCGTCGAGAGGCAGGGAAACGCTACTGTGATCGATGGGTTCAACCGCCGGCTCAGGCTCTTCAAGTGCGGTGACCTCGATCAACGGCAGCAGAGAATCGTGCAGCGGCTCTTCGTGCGCAACAGGCGGTTTGGCCGTCATCAGCAACGCGTCGAGATCGACGTGTGTGGCAGCGGCCGCTACCTCCGGCAAGTGCTCCTGCGCCGCACTGACAGTCGGTTCGACAA
This is a stretch of genomic DNA from Casimicrobium huifangae. It encodes these proteins:
- the hyi gene encoding hydroxypyruvate isomerase, with the translated sequence MPKFSANLSFLFQELPFMERLEAAARAGFRAVEYMAPYPYDAREIAAVLKTNGLTQALFNLPAGDWDQGERGLACLPGREAEFRDGVARAIEYAHALGCERVNCLAGRRPDTVDPATARRTMVANLRHAAAECKREGIRLVTEPINHFDIPGYFVNRTAEALSIMDEVGSDNLFLQYDVYHAQRMEGELGATLSAQIGRIGHIQIADNPGRHEPGTGEINYDWVLRHIDALGYDGWVGCEYRPQTNTEAGLGWMSRYR
- a CDS encoding nucleobase:cation symporter-2 family protein; translation: MSDSAVHPVDEKLPLPRLGALGLQHVLVMYAGAVAVPLIVGRALKLTPEQVTMLIQADLFCCGIVTLIQSLGATQWLGVRLPVMMGVTFASVAPMVAMAGSNPGLAGAGAIFGAIIGAGVISMLIAPIVSRMLRFFPPVVTGTIIAVIGISLMRIGINWIFGNPVGPTAPSMVNPDHAKWLADVTAAASAPGSALPALPKGVTLAPSVPNPKYAELAGVGIAALVLVSILLIARFARGFVSNIAVLIGIVIGGVVATITGKMNFDKVVKAPLFDMVLPFEIATPTFDPILILTMTLVMIVVMIESTGMFLALGEMTGRKVDQKALAAGLRTDGLGTLIGGIFNTFPYTSFSQNVGLVAVTGVRSRFVCVAGGIILVLLGLLPKLAALVESLPTVVLGGAGLVMFGMVAATGIRILANVDFKNSRYDAFIVAVSIGIGMIPLVAPNFKQWMPHDIHPLIESGILLSSLAAVLLNLFFNGARGDDSAAVEAAKQADSH
- the uraD gene encoding 2-oxo-4-hydroxy-4-carboxy-5-ureidoimidazoline decarboxylase — its product is MPTLQQINQFSPADFSAAFGAVYEHSSWIAERAFASKPVAGFASRAAVHAALVATVQSASAAEKLALLNAHPELAGKEAAAGTLTSESTREQAAAGLSAMTAEDVTQLRELNARYREKFGFPFIIAARNNTQGAIFGAIKSRLLNTRDMEFNNNLMQVGEIARLRLLDIITE
- the uraH gene encoding hydroxyisourate hydrolase codes for the protein MGKLSTHILDTVHGGPAANVLIELYSMEPSPKLLVTVRTNADGRTDAPLLKDADVKRGRYRLVFHVGEHFRSKGVPLPDPPFVDVVPIDFGIAEDGGSYHVPLVCSPWTYSTYRGS
- a CDS encoding urate hydroxylase PuuD; translated protein: MENYIGDWLNLLLRWLHVITGIAWIGSSFYFVWLDNSLVRPAAQDLKDKGVDGELWAVHGGGFYNPQKYMVAPKQLPEHLHWFYWESYWTWMSGFALFVVLYLFNAQTFLIDKNVFAWDSSAAAIVASLVYLVMGWVVYDGICRAFGQRKNGDLIVGVLVFVYVIAATFIACHLFAGRAAFLLTGAMLATAMSANVLMVIIPGQKKTVAAMKAGQKPDPMHPMRAKQRSVHNTYFTLPVLFAMLSNHYSMTYSAPNNWLVLALIMLAGALIRQFFVLKHKGKRDYKFFAMGAALLAAVAIWIAPSPRSSTSGEAATPKFAEVKVIVEQRCQMCHNAQVFSKNIQLHTPELIIKNAQAMYQQAVVARVMPMANSTQMTDSERDKLGAWVKAGAKPE
- a CDS encoding Hpt domain-containing protein; the protein is MAIDIPLELDSGPITWVKAEIDSALYRALESIEKLRSAPSAELRNAVRSDLHQVAGAFELVGIEGLAVLVQEFERHFSSDVESVPKEALDLVDRGCRRLLSHLKEMASGSPPVPLRFIPEYLALGKLRNAKYGPADLFFPDLSRRPARVQDAAPPEPSRMPAFLLRQRRDFQQGLLQWLRGSEAGLDQMRRVISDIEAAYPLPSQRSFWWSAHALVVATQTGMVEPSTALKQLLARIDLQVRRFVEGSTRVADRLRREVLYHVARARNGNPLVDEVKNLYELDVLVPKRVPREIDVVALQPAINALGAIVGRCKDAWTSLNAGRGNAFTKLREATGELPAACDALHMPEFSSLGRGIANAAMSVGEGKVIGDDLSIEFATSLILIETALEHIAALPSSFRTQVDRALQRLHYATTNAPIPVELRAENEDNSLTRLAQERQTISQVAKEIRANMRLVEQALDAVFRDRSATDELKPLPALLGQVSGAMRMLGWNDANELLTKTSDRLIDSVRNEAELSSQDIDSLADVLAGLSFYIDVRERRDRDADEILAGLKRRFLGEGAAASDTAEDDSVEASLAERQRMLRPLARAINDQPDQSALRETLRSTLQGVRQDAELLSDPGLSHASSEALRLLDSNDAQSADLSAAVAAVAAVVGGSAEVPPTSAETSRLVESQPEERDSALLDIFVEEATEVAAAVRTNYAELQAHHGRRDVLVDIRRAFHTLKGSGRMVGQTDLAEVAWRVERVLNGTLEEERPATEAELRLIGVAADKFTAWIDALQDKRAVTVDVDALDELIAQCGHKPPAAAAAPDVSRVVEPTVSAAQEHLPEVAAAATHVDLDALLMTAKPPVAHEEPLHDSLLPLIEVTALEEPEPAVEPIDHSSVSLPLDGQDDDLQVLGVTVSRALFAILTDETRVHLQTLEYELTLMQFDTALPPSDAMVRASHTLCGIHRTAGFLEIGDFAGLLEGALMAVRRAGRTSQSVGVFATAIQCLRTATLRLQAQSRLSPEELADQIRTRAQLQSLIAETGSRDLGVEVELIEQTHAEEQALATFAPEPVPATVTLDFAAEPPAASTTEAAVAASPAVSPDALLPAEVEVPEPASASIELALPAVATAAAAVTAATLVAPIVASPSAVTPPERTLVPELSQPSVAPTLESPEPPAVVVTVSENVQAAAPTGVSVRVATPSLTVTELAPEQRLAAPARAAPKVVEDPLSEIRDDIDEQVLPIFLEEAQELYPKASEQVTGWRRSPQDGSFSDGLKRTLHTLKGSARMAGAMRLGELAHNFETRLVDVSGVPTASVFDSFDEYLDDIAYLLERLTRGEKDVVLPRYQPKADEAVAAVDEINVAEPVVATEAAAATDSVAEVTTTVAAKPSVAEIAQRLASRPAAAAPAAAPVTPDATAFLRVRSDSVEQLSDEAGEISIARSRIEAEMRNLKGGLLDLTASVVRLRGQLREIEIQGESQIQSRLDQESQFDPLEFDRYTRFQELTRGLAEGVNDVATVQQSLLKNLADAENALSTQTRLSRSVQLRLQTLRTVPFTNVSDRLYRTLRQTAKDLKKRANLDIRGGRIEVDRSVLERLTPVLEHLVRNALAHGIEPELVRQSRGKPEIGEITLTVRQQGNEVAISLADDGGGIPLDKVRDRAVAHGLIGADDAVAESQLLEFIFQPGFSTADVVTAVAGRGVGMDVVRNEVTALGGRVEAHTVTGVGTTFTLSVPLTLAVTQVLLVGVGKAVFGIPSSIIDQVRQIPTRERIAAASSGVLQHAGQAVTYRSLGALTRVPHDTSDQRTAPVMVLRSGDLMAAVEVDRIIGNQEVVAKPYGPQMARVPGLAGLTVLADGTITLLLNPINLVLSQETEAARRPQPVAVPAVTTAAPSLAPIVAEVVAPVAAEIPAVAAPVPALESPATADHVAVPAPAPVVQQTPVVEAEPVAAVPVAAAAAPVAPVYVPPPVVAPAEPRVPMVLVVDDSLTVRKITTRLLEREGYRALTAKDGLDALQVLADNNPDVILLDIEMPRMDGFEFTKTLKADNRQSDIPIIMITSRTAEKHRSHAMELGVNEYLGKPYQDDQLLALIAKYAGKPA